In the Flavisolibacter tropicus genome, one interval contains:
- a CDS encoding SDR family oxidoreductase, whose protein sequence is MKIVVIGGTGLIGSKLVNKLRQLDHTVIAASPQSGVNTITGEGLNEVLKEAVVVVDVSNSPSFEDKAVLDFFQQSTTNLLKAEANAGVKHHVALSVVGAERLPGSGYLRAKVAQENLIKEAGIPYSILRSTQFFEFAGRIAQEGVVGNEVRISTGAIQPIASDETVAALADIVINAPVNAIVEVGGPERMPMSEFIRYYLTATEDSHQLIPDAHALYFGVELDDAALITGENARLGKIKYEDWFSKQLVNQS, encoded by the coding sequence ATGAAAATTGTAGTAATCGGCGGTACCGGACTTATCGGTTCAAAGCTCGTAAATAAGCTTCGCCAGCTTGATCACACAGTTATAGCGGCCTCGCCTCAATCGGGTGTTAATACCATCACTGGAGAAGGACTTAATGAAGTTTTGAAAGAGGCAGTTGTTGTTGTTGATGTTTCCAATTCGCCATCATTTGAGGATAAAGCTGTTTTAGACTTTTTTCAGCAGTCTACTACAAACTTGCTCAAGGCAGAAGCTAATGCAGGCGTTAAGCATCATGTTGCTTTATCTGTGGTTGGCGCTGAGCGACTGCCGGGTAGTGGTTATCTGCGTGCTAAAGTGGCACAAGAAAATCTGATCAAGGAAGCCGGTATCCCATATAGCATTTTGCGTTCTACTCAATTCTTCGAATTTGCTGGTAGGATAGCACAGGAAGGTGTGGTGGGCAATGAAGTCCGTATTTCAACCGGTGCCATCCAACCAATTGCCTCAGATGAAACGGTAGCAGCCCTAGCTGATATTGTTATTAATGCTCCTGTAAATGCCATCGTTGAAGTCGGCGGTCCTGAACGTATGCCCATGTCTGAATTCATTCGCTATTATCTGACTGCAACAGAAGATTCGCATCAGTTGATTCCAGATGCGCACGCACTTTATTTTGGTGTAGAGTTAGATGATGCGGCTTTGATTACGGGTGAAAATGCACGTCTTGGAAAGATTAAATATGAAGATTGGTTTAGTAAACAATTAGTAAATCAATCATAA
- a CDS encoding caspase family protein, which yields MRNVLTLFVVFSFLFSAAQGPMDLKFPVTPKGFYATVEFSNDGKLILFSEHQRTYLVDAVTYRTVYDFKNTTKSTFSPDGKYILITYSDKIEVWDIASQAFMYSTRVNSSGLTEAVLSADSKYLVMIVPKNSWPVQYELVTIDLSAKKELQRTEIINPNLKICNTATFNRIATFGLASKATIHNLQDGSPLFTIDLGDETINTLEFSPDDKWIVIATTGGKINIYDSKNGNLTQVIKAHKSSATSASFSNDGKSIVSSSLDSTIKIWKAGTGKLQKEFKEEEAVSKVYFSPKDNYVIASMNYNWLNIRNVATGKKHNPDLLSIMAYYSGPKSISPDEQLYYTQSKILKLSNAETVHEFQEEISALNTVETSPNGRYIATIKGLHSSINIWDMYTGKMVGDFGFPDSSRYVMFAQDLKFSGDSKSLFIGWNNGDLWQWDLEGAKVTKAVKAPTGLGKLEVNRSRKQLLCLSDSVLTAIDANSLKELFRFSADSFRFFTLDPAIYSPDESLLLLNGATKIMVVDSRTGQLIQTIKKERQVATPLITPDNKKLVVVYDDPSSYVYDLQTGRQLMELKHVWNSSQNAAEFLAQGAKIDPAGTYLQVFAVDKIVDNRNYLQFWDLSTGKKVQSVPFPSFTSLYDGSSFYLTSTADSIRLHDHNSLKVLATVAGEKMQVDSLNKRIIVQTEYAVEFYSYDLKKQLAIASFGKGGLTERFISSGGIIVLPNNYYKADPDAVSKIHFQKGLSVFAVNQLDVELNRPDKVLQVLGSNDTSLITAYKNAYEKRKKKLALSDDVYAHNSTVPVAEIVNRYKIPSEQLEKTIQLNIYAADSTVGLDRYNVWVNEVPLFGVKGAAISKAKAKKFESTLTVPLSNGTNRIEFAVINKAGKESYRQPVSVYQGSKKTLEQTHGYQAYDPKATKEGTVYFIGIGIDKFKEAEHNLQWSVKDVRDLAENLSTMYYNYNFVVDTLFNENVTVANITSLKNRLQNTTVNDRVVLSYSGHGLLSKDYDYYLSSYNVNFQKPEEGGLPYDVLESLLDSIPARKKLMLIDACHSGEVDKEELQKIAQVNNEAEKTNGAKGGTPLVLETKKTGMKSSFELMQELFVNVGRSTGATIISAAAGTQFALERNDLQNGVFTYSILEFMKSHSSATVGELKRYVNKRVPELTKGLQVPTARAETKTSDWNIW from the coding sequence ATGAGAAATGTACTTACGTTATTTGTCGTTTTTTCCTTTCTTTTTTCTGCTGCTCAGGGGCCTATGGACTTAAAATTTCCGGTGACTCCCAAAGGTTTTTATGCAACGGTGGAGTTTAGTAATGATGGAAAGCTCATTTTGTTTTCTGAGCACCAAAGAACGTATTTGGTTGACGCAGTTACTTACCGTACTGTCTATGATTTTAAGAATACCACTAAAAGCACGTTTAGCCCAGATGGCAAATACATTTTGATAACCTATAGTGATAAGATAGAGGTTTGGGATATTGCTTCCCAAGCTTTCATGTATTCTACTCGTGTCAATAGTTCCGGTTTAACGGAAGCGGTTTTATCAGCTGATAGTAAATACCTGGTTATGATTGTTCCTAAAAACTCCTGGCCTGTCCAATATGAATTGGTTACAATTGACCTTTCTGCTAAAAAGGAGCTTCAAAGAACAGAGATCATAAACCCTAATCTAAAAATCTGTAATACGGCAACATTTAACAGGATAGCTACATTTGGCCTTGCCAGCAAAGCCACCATTCACAATTTGCAAGACGGCAGCCCGCTTTTTACAATTGACTTAGGGGACGAAACAATCAATACGCTGGAGTTTAGTCCGGATGATAAATGGATAGTAATAGCTACTACCGGTGGAAAGATCAATATCTATGATAGTAAAAACGGAAACTTAACGCAAGTAATAAAAGCGCATAAGTCATCAGCAACAAGTGCATCCTTTTCAAATGATGGAAAAAGCATTGTATCCTCTTCTTTAGACAGCACCATTAAAATTTGGAAAGCTGGCACAGGAAAGCTGCAAAAAGAATTTAAGGAAGAAGAGGCTGTTTCTAAGGTGTACTTTAGTCCGAAGGATAATTATGTAATTGCTTCTATGAATTACAACTGGCTTAACATAAGGAATGTGGCCACAGGAAAAAAGCATAATCCTGACTTGCTTTCAATAATGGCATACTATAGCGGTCCAAAATCAATCTCTCCTGATGAACAGTTATATTATACGCAATCAAAAATTCTAAAGCTTTCAAATGCAGAAACAGTGCATGAGTTTCAAGAGGAAATTTCTGCTTTAAATACAGTGGAAACAAGCCCCAACGGCAGGTATATAGCAACTATTAAAGGGCTTCATAGTAGTATCAATATTTGGGATATGTACACTGGTAAAATGGTGGGTGATTTTGGCTTCCCTGATAGTTCGCGATACGTTATGTTCGCCCAGGATTTGAAGTTTTCGGGTGATAGTAAAAGTCTTTTTATAGGTTGGAATAATGGTGATTTGTGGCAATGGGATCTGGAAGGTGCAAAGGTTACTAAAGCTGTGAAAGCGCCCACCGGCTTAGGTAAACTGGAAGTAAACAGAAGTCGTAAACAGCTACTTTGCCTATCGGATTCAGTACTTACAGCAATCGATGCTAATTCACTCAAGGAGTTATTCCGGTTTAGTGCAGATAGCTTCCGGTTTTTCACTTTAGATCCTGCTATCTATAGTCCAGATGAAAGCCTGCTGCTGTTAAATGGTGCTACCAAAATAATGGTTGTTGATTCAAGAACCGGTCAATTGATCCAGACAATTAAGAAAGAGCGTCAAGTAGCCACGCCTTTGATTACCCCTGATAATAAAAAGCTGGTGGTAGTATATGATGATCCTAGCTCTTATGTATATGACCTGCAAACTGGCCGGCAACTAATGGAGCTTAAGCATGTGTGGAACAGTTCTCAAAATGCAGCTGAATTCTTAGCTCAGGGCGCAAAGATTGACCCGGCAGGGACCTACCTCCAGGTTTTTGCAGTAGATAAAATTGTTGACAACAGAAACTATCTTCAGTTCTGGGATTTGTCAACGGGAAAAAAAGTTCAATCTGTTCCTTTTCCTTCATTTACATCATTGTATGATGGCTCTTCTTTCTATCTTACAAGCACAGCAGATTCCATCCGGTTACATGATCATAATAGTCTAAAAGTACTGGCTACAGTGGCGGGAGAAAAAATGCAGGTAGATTCGTTAAACAAACGGATTATCGTTCAGACTGAATATGCCGTTGAATTCTATTCTTATGATTTGAAAAAACAGCTGGCAATAGCTTCTTTTGGTAAAGGTGGCCTAACTGAAAGATTTATTTCATCAGGAGGTATAATTGTTCTTCCAAACAATTATTATAAAGCAGATCCAGATGCTGTAAGTAAAATACATTTTCAGAAAGGTTTAAGTGTATTTGCAGTTAATCAACTTGATGTTGAACTGAATAGGCCAGACAAAGTATTACAGGTATTAGGTTCAAATGACACAAGCCTGATTACGGCTTATAAGAATGCTTATGAGAAACGTAAAAAGAAGCTTGCCCTCTCAGATGATGTATATGCGCATAACAGCACTGTTCCCGTTGCGGAAATTGTTAATAGATATAAGATCCCTTCTGAACAATTGGAAAAGACCATTCAGCTTAACATTTATGCTGCAGACAGTACTGTTGGTTTGGATAGGTATAATGTATGGGTGAACGAAGTCCCTTTGTTTGGAGTTAAGGGAGCTGCCATATCTAAGGCAAAAGCGAAGAAATTTGAATCTACGCTTACCGTTCCCCTGTCTAATGGAACGAACCGAATTGAGTTTGCCGTTATCAATAAAGCAGGGAAAGAAAGTTACAGGCAACCTGTGAGTGTGTATCAAGGATCAAAGAAAACTCTTGAGCAAACACATGGCTACCAGGCTTATGATCCTAAAGCGACAAAAGAGGGTACAGTCTATTTCATTGGTATTGGTATCGATAAATTTAAAGAGGCTGAACATAATTTACAGTGGAGCGTTAAAGACGTCCGGGATCTTGCAGAAAATCTATCTACGATGTATTATAATTACAATTTTGTGGTGGATACCCTGTTTAATGAAAATGTAACTGTTGCCAATATCACCTCACTTAAAAATCGCTTGCAGAACACAACTGTGAATGACAGAGTAGTCCTTTCCTATTCTGGTCATGGTTTGTTAAGCAAGGACTATGATTATTACCTCTCTAGTTATAATGTAAATTTTCAAAAGCCTGAAGAGGGTGGACTGCCTTATGATGTACTTGAATCCTTATTGGATTCAATACCTGCACGAAAAAAGCTAATGCTCATTGATGCCTGCCATTCTGGTGAAGTGGACAAGGAAGAACTACAGAAGATTGCCCAAGTAAATAATGAAGCCGAGAAAACAAACGGTGCGAAAGGAGGTACTCCGTTGGTATTAGAGACTAAAAAGACAGGCATGAAAAGCTCTTTCGAACTGATGCAGGAACTCTTTGTTAATGTAGGTCGAAGCACGGGAGCTACTATCATTTCAGCAGCTGCAGGAACGCAGTTTGCCCTTGAAAGAAACGATTTGCAAAACGGGGTTTTTACCTACTCCATCCTTGAGTTTATGAAAAGCCATTCCAGTGCCACGGTGGGAGAATTAAAACGGTATGTGAACAAAAGAGTTCCAGAACTAACCAAAGGGCTACAAGTGCCTACAGCAAGAGCGGAAACAAAGACTTCTGATTGGAATATCTGGTAA
- a CDS encoding thioredoxin family protein: MKLLVASFALFSWLFNPVWFTDVNKAKEEAVQTGRPILISFSGSDWCVPCIRMHKEIFEAEPFTKYAENNLVLVNADFPRSKKHQLSAAQQQLNNALADRYNPKGIFPYTILIDPTGKVLNQWEGYPDESAEKFVAELNSIKSNGNH; this comes from the coding sequence ATGAAGCTTTTAGTCGCCTCCTTTGCTTTATTTAGTTGGCTATTTAACCCGGTATGGTTTACAGATGTGAATAAGGCAAAAGAAGAAGCCGTACAAACTGGCAGGCCGATCCTGATTAGTTTTTCTGGTTCTGACTGGTGTGTTCCATGTATTCGCATGCATAAAGAGATTTTTGAAGCTGAGCCATTTACAAAATATGCTGAGAACAATCTTGTATTGGTAAACGCCGATTTTCCCCGGTCTAAAAAACACCAATTGTCTGCGGCTCAGCAGCAATTAAACAATGCCTTAGCTGATCGTTATAATCCTAAAGGTATATTCCCGTATACCATTTTGATTGACCCAACCGGCAAAGTGTTAAATCAATGGGAAGGGTATCCAGATGAAAGTGCCGAGAAGTTTGTAGCCGAGCTTAACTCAATTAAATCAAATGGTAATCACTGA
- a CDS encoding FAD:protein FMN transferase, translating to MVITDLLTKPELYKRIVKLMGNRFEITVVAQDETWANECIDAAVFEISRIEQLLTTFNVTSQTAQINEAAGIKSVKVDKEVFDLIQRSLRISSLTQGAFDITYGSIDKSLWNFDVHMSALPDPETARTAVRLINYRNVVLNEAQCSVFLKEKGVRIGFGGIGKGYAADRAKLVLQQKGVASGVVNAAGDLITWGSQPNGKPWTVGIADPYIRFQPFSYLEISNKAIATSGNYEKYAIIDGKKYSHTIDPKTGYPVTGIKSVTIICPSAELADAMATPVLVMGVKAGLDMINQIKGMACIIIDDADRLYTSNNIKIS from the coding sequence ATGGTAATCACTGATCTTCTGACTAAGCCAGAGCTATATAAGCGTATCGTAAAACTAATGGGCAACCGGTTTGAAATTACGGTCGTTGCTCAAGATGAAACATGGGCTAATGAGTGTATTGACGCTGCTGTTTTTGAGATTAGTCGCATAGAGCAATTACTGACAACCTTTAATGTAACCAGCCAAACGGCACAAATTAATGAAGCTGCAGGTATAAAGTCTGTAAAGGTAGATAAGGAAGTTTTTGATCTTATTCAGCGATCATTGCGCATTTCTTCACTGACACAAGGAGCCTTTGACATAACCTATGGTTCTATTGATAAAAGCCTGTGGAACTTTGATGTGCACATGTCTGCGCTGCCCGATCCTGAAACAGCAAGGACGGCCGTTCGTTTAATTAACTATCGCAATGTGGTATTGAATGAAGCGCAGTGTTCTGTTTTCCTGAAAGAAAAAGGAGTGCGTATAGGATTTGGCGGTATTGGTAAGGGGTATGCTGCTGATCGGGCCAAACTTGTATTGCAGCAGAAAGGAGTGGCGAGTGGTGTTGTAAATGCAGCTGGCGACTTGATCACCTGGGGGAGTCAGCCAAACGGCAAGCCCTGGACTGTAGGCATTGCGGATCCGTACATTAGGTTTCAACCATTTTCTTACTTGGAAATAAGTAATAAAGCCATTGCTACTTCTGGTAATTATGAGAAGTATGCTATTATTGACGGAAAGAAATACTCGCATACAATTGACCCTAAGACGGGGTACCCTGTTACTGGTATAAAAAGTGTGACTATCATTTGCCCAAGTGCTGAATTGGCCGATGCCATGGCAACCCCTGTTTTAGTAATGGGAGTCAAGGCAGGGTTAGATATGATCAACCAGATTAAAGGAATGGCTTGTATTATCATCGATGATGCAGACCGCCTTTATACCTCAAACAATATTAAAATAAGTTAA
- a CDS encoding DUF4266 domain-containing protein gives MKKGFLLTLMSSGLVVLLIVSCASVKEYQKNKLNDTEMELSARKVQKFELNFQGYREGASGANGGKSGGGCGCN, from the coding sequence ATGAAGAAAGGATTCCTTCTAACGTTAATGAGTAGTGGATTAGTGGTGCTTTTGATTGTTTCCTGCGCTTCGGTAAAAGAATATCAAAAGAACAAGTTGAATGATACTGAAATGGAACTGTCTGCCCGAAAAGTGCAGAAGTTTGAATTGAATTTTCAAGGGTACCGCGAAGGTGCTTCTGGTGCAAATGGTGGAAAGAGTGGCGGCGGATGCGGCTGCAATTAA